One window from the genome of Manis pentadactyla isolate mManPen7 chromosome 15, mManPen7.hap1, whole genome shotgun sequence encodes:
- the LOC130681010 gene encoding liver carboxylesterase-like translates to MVWIHGGGLMVGGASTYDGLALSAHENVVVVTIQYRLGIWGFFSTGDEHSRGNWGHLDQVAALHWVQENIANFGGNPGSVTIFGESAGSESVSVLVLSPLAKNLFHRAISESGMVISPVLYRRSTKDIAQQIAFFAGCKTTTSAAIVHCLRQKTEDELLETSLKMKFFSVDFLGDPRESCLLLPTVVDGVLLPKTPEELLAEKKFNAIPYIIGINKQEFGWLLPTLMGYPLSEDKLDQDTAASLLWNSYPLVNIPKELIPVAIEKYLGRTDDPVKKKDLFLDLMGDGIFGVPSVIVARFCRDAGLPTYMYEFQYRPSFSSDIKPEKVTGDHGDELFSVFGALFLKGNVSEEETKLSKTVMKLWANFARNGNPNGEGLPHWPVYDQNEGYLQIGVPIQAAQKLKDEEVAFWTDLRAKSSAREPLQTEHIEL, encoded by the exons ATGGTGTGGATCCACGGAGGTGGTCTGATGGTGGGCGGGGCATCAACTTACGATGGGCTGGCCCTGTCTGCCCATGAAAACGTGGTGGTGGTGACCATTCAGTACCGCTTGGGCATCTGGGGATTCTTCAG CACTGGGGATGAACACAGCCGGGGTAACTGGGGTCACTTGGACCAGGTGGCTGCACTGCACTGGGTCCAGGAGAACATTGCCAACTTTGGAGGGAACCCTGGCTCTGTGACCATCTTCGGAGAGTCTGCAGGAAGTGAAAGTGTCTCTGTTCTC GTGTTGTCTCCCCTGGCCAAGAACCTCTTCCATCGGGCTATCTCTGAGAGTGGCATGGTCATCAGTCCTGTACTGTACAGGCGCAGTACAAAGGACATAGCTCAG CAAATTGCTTTCTTTGCTGGGTGTAAAACTACCACCTCAGCTGCCATTGTTCACTGCCTGCGCCAGAAGACGGAGGATGAGCTCCTGGAGACGTCACTGAAGATG AAATTCTTCTCTGTTGATTTTCTTGGAGACCCCAGAGAG AGCTGCCTCCTCCTGCCCACGGTGGTTGACGGTGTGCTGCTCCCAAAGACGCCGGAGGAGCTTCTGGCCGAGAAGAAATTCAACGCCATTCCCTACATCATCGGCATCAACAAGCAAGAGTTTGGCTGGCTTCTTCCCACG CTAATGGGCTACCCGCTCTCCGAAGACAAGCTGGACCAGGACACAGCCGCATCCCTCCTGTGGAACTCTTACCCCCTTGTT AACATCCCTAAGGAGCTCATTCCAGTGGCCATTGAGAAGTATTTAGGAAGGACAGATGACCCTGTCAAAAAGAAAGACCTGTTCCTGGACTTGATGGGAGATGGGATATTTGGTGTCCCATCTGTGATTGTGGCCCGTTTCTGCAGAG ATGCTGGACTCCCCACCTACATGTATGAGTTCCAGTATCGCCCAAGCTTCTCATCAGACATAAAACCTGAGAAGGTGACAGGGGACCATGGGGATGAACTCTTCTCAGTCTTCGGGGCCCTGTTTTTGAAAG GGAATGTGTCAGAAGAGGAGACCAAACTGAGTAAGACGGTGATGAAATTGTGGGCCAACTTTGCTCGGAATGG GAACCCCAATGGGGAAGGACTGCCCCACTGGCCGGTGTATGACCAGAATGAAGGGTACCTGCAGATTGGCGTCCCCATTCAGGCAGCCCAGAAGCTCAAAGATGAGGAAGTGGCTTTCTGGACGGATCTCCGGGCCAAGTCATCAGCGAGGGAGCCACTCCAGACAGAACACATTGAGCTGTGA